A region of the Microcystis aeruginosa FD4 genome:
GAATTTCCAGCAGCATTTCCTCCTCCTGTCTTATCCACATCAACTACCCCAAACCCTAAAGTATATGTTCCAGTCACCGATATTGGTATCGTGTAGGTTTGATAGCCTGTTTCTTTCGTTACAGGGGAAAAAGAAGGATTGACTGGAAAACTAGATTGAGTATCTGCCAAAGAATATAAAGTATTATTAAGGGTAAAAAAAGCGAAATCATTGTAATCTACATCAGCGGCACTTCATCAGTCAGAAAATTCCAAGAAAAGCTGAAAATATCGCCATAATTAGCAGTAATAGTCTGTTTGATAGCGGATCCTTCAGTAACAAATAGATTGCTTAACTGATTACCCGATAAGCTGAGAAATGATTCTAAATTACTAGCATTAGTCAAGGATTGACTGTCATCACAAGCACCGATAAAAACACAAGTTTGTAACAATGCTTGATAATTTCCGTTAACTGGTGTAACGACAAAACTGGCAGTTTTAACGCTTGTTTTTCTAACTTTTGGCCGCTCTGAGCAGATTTTGGGACAGCCCATCTCTAAAGAAAATATAAAACTGCATTTGAAAAAAGCTGGAAATCCTGTAACAGTTAACTGATGATTGCCTACTCCCTTTAATGATGCTTAGAAAACCAGGAAATTGCTGGCAGTTAAAGCTAAATTTGGAGAAAGTGTCGCAATTTGGCTGGCTGCTGTTGTTCCTGTACCGTCAATGTCGTACCATAATTGACCATTACTGGCATTATAAATAAAACGATGAGCAGAAGTCGTCGCTGATGTTCCGGTAGTAAACTGGGTGTTTAGTAAAGTACCAACCGTTAAACCGCCACTAAATCCACTCCGAGATACCAAAATCGTGTCATCTAGCACATTAAAGTCGGCAATCGTGTCAATGCCTTCCGTGCGTGAGTTATAGCGGAAGAAATCACGGCCACTTCC
Encoded here:
- a CDS encoding PEP-CTERM sorting domain-containing protein (PEP-CTERM proteins occur, often in large numbers, in the proteomes of bacteria that also encode an exosortase, a predicted intramembrane cysteine proteinase. The presence of a PEP-CTERM domain at a protein's C-terminus predicts cleavage within the sorting domain, followed by covalent anchoring to some some component of the (usually Gram-negative) cell surface. Many PEP-CTERM proteins exhibit an unusual sequence composition that includes large numbers of potential glycosylation sites. Expression of one such protein has been shown restore the ability of a bacterium to form floc, a type of biofilm.) — protein: MADTQSSFPVNPSFSPVTKETGYQTYTIPISVTGTYTLGFGVVDVDKTGGGNAAGNSALLVDNIKLTNIAKVPEPDPIFGLLLTLGLASKCKRNNC